The region GCGCTCGAGAAAGACCCCGACAAGCGAACCAGCAGCGCTGAAGAAATGCTTCAGCAATTGGGGCTGAAAGAAAATGTCGGGTATGTCTCGACGATCGACTCCGTAAGACCGGCTGCCGCGCCGAGCGCTATTCCACCATCGCTGCCAGCGTCGGAAGTTAAAGCGAAGATCGGCTATGTCGAACAACCAGCAGCTAAGGGAACTCTCGACGACGAACCGATCGCTCAGGCCGTCACTGGGATCGCTCAGAAAGTTCGTGGATGGTGGAACCACAATAACACCAGCCTTCCGGTCAAAGTCATCGTACTGACAGCGATTGCGTTTGGCGTGGTAACGAATCTCCACTTCCTCGTGCCGCTGGCCTTCGTCGGTGGCGCGGTCTACATGGCATATCTGCTGATTCGCCTTTTGGTGAATACGGTACAGGACGAAACGCCTGGCGGAAGTGGTGCTCCCAATAAGAAAGACTCCAGCGGTCGTTATCATCCCGAGGCGATGCGACGCAAGCACCGCGTCTCGGAAGATGCCGTCTGGCATCCCAAGCGAAAAGATCGAGAACGTGCCGCGATCGCGTTGCGTCCGACGCACGAGAAGATTCGCGAACTGCTCGGTTCGTTGATCGCCAGTGGCGTTTCATCGATCTTGGTTTCGTTCGTGTTGTTGGTCATTTCTGTGGGCGAACAAGCGTTTACGAAGTCCGCCATTTTGACGATTGGACCTGCCTATGTCTTCTTTACCGGATTAACGATACTCGCCTCTTGGGCCGTGTTGATCACATCAAAGCTGTGGGAAGAACAGGGAGGCGATCAGGCACGTCGCCGCATCGTGATGGCAATGGTAGGCGTTGCTTTAGGGGTTGCAGCCTGGTTCGGTTCGATGCTCGTTTTCACCGGCAGTCCCGGCGAGATGGATCTGACGACCCCTTGGTTCGCGATGGGCGAGCAATCTTCCGTCGGCGCGTTGATGCTGTTCTTCGGGCTGGCATTTCTGGTGCCACGATGGTGGAAACTGGCCGATCCGTTGCGCGGAACCTGGCTCAGTATTTTCAATACCGGCATGTATGTTGTTTGGGCTGGCATCCTGACAACGTTCTGGCCATTCCTGCAGCCGTGGGCAATTATGTTAATCGGTGCGGTTGCCGCAACGGTTCAGCTTTCGGCCCCTTGGCTCAGCCAGGAACGCCGCGATGTCGAACGTCGTAAATATGAACAGGAACTGAAAGAGACGACCGTCAGCGGAGCCAAGTAGGTTTCGCGTTTTGATCATTCATAGGGGAGAGTGAAAGGATGGACGCATCAATGAGTTGGTTCATGCTATTGGCCGGGGCTGGGGTGCTTGTGATTGCCGTGCTGGCGCTTGTTGTCGTATTTGCCGCGATTTTTTCGCGAGGACGTCAATAATTGCAGTTGTCTGGCGAAAGACAGTTAGCCACTCAACTCAAGAAATCACATGGTCCAAACTGAATCACATCTGAACGTCAGCCTGTTTCTGATCCTGCTACCAGTGCTTATCTTGGTCGGGCTCTTCGCTGCAGCGATATTGGCGGTCATTTTTGGCGGCAAGTATGGCAGTAAGATAGCGGCCGGATTAACGATCGCGTTTCTGGGCATGATGTTGCTGTGCGGTGGTTTCTTTTTCGTCGGCTACAGCACAACCCAAACCATGACGTCGGACAAAAGCGTTGCATACAGCCGCGTTGGAGTTCAAGAGCATCCGTACTCAGTGTCTGAGACGCACATGGTAGCCTCCGAGCGGCCACAAGTACGACTCGAGACAGCCCGGTATCCAGTTCCCTCCCCTTCTTTGTCGGAAGAATCGACTGCTTCAACAGGTAAATCGATCGGCAAATGGGCCGGATCGCTCTATCAAGGTTTCCGCAACCAGCTGAAGTCAGGCGAGATCGATCTCGATCCGTCCAAAATTATCCCGCCGGGTCGTCCAAGTTGGGTCGAACAGACGCCTCACTGGACCCACGATCAAACCTATTACGTCGCCGTTAGCTCCGGTCCGTATGATCGCGGAATGGATTGCCAAAGGGCGTTGGACTTCGAAGTCGACAAGGCGATCGATCAATTCGCGATTGAGTTAACTGGGAGCGAGGATGCCCCGGCGCTGATCGGGGAAGAGCTTGAATCGCTGCACCATAACATTGTTGCGGAAACGTACCAGGAAGAGCTGACTCCTTCGTTCGGGATTATGCACCAGTGGCATTCGCTCCTGAAGTTCGATCCCGCGATTCAAGGCAAAATTCGTGAGTTCTGGATCGCCCAACAACGCATCAGCCGTGTCGTTTATATCGGGGCAGGCTTCCTGTTCCTGCTTGGTCTTATGTCTACTTTCTACGCTGGAATGTCGCTGACCGGAAAAGGTTCGCGAATCTCTCCCTGGCTAGTCTCCGCAGGAAGTGTGGTCGCTTTAGGTGGCCTTTTCGCTGCAGGAGTGATTTTCGTCCGGTCATTTCCCATGTTATAACTTGGGTGACGACCTTTCGATTGACGTAAGCTCGCCGCACGACTGGCTTTGCCAGGATTGCCCGAGACACCGCTTTTCCCGTTGCTTTGGCCACGAAAGGAACGCTTACGCCCGTGCCAACCACACGCGTTTCAGAAACCGATGCCCTGTTGATTGGTCGCATCCGCGACGGGGACGAAGATGCCTGGCAAGATCTGATTGATCGCTATGAAGGTCGCCTGTTGGCGTTTGTCGAGAGCCGCCTTCGCCGCCGAGCTCATAGCGAAGATGTCGTTCAAGAGACGTTCATCGGATTTCTTAACAGTCTGCCCAACTACGACGGTCGACGTAGCCTGGAAAGCTACCTCTTCGCCATTTGTGCCTACAAGCTGACCGACCATCTGCGTCGTGAAGGACGTCGCCCGGTGCTACCACTAAGTTCCGCCGGCGGCGGAAAGTCGAGCAGCGATACGTGGGAACTTGAAGGACCAGCACGGCCAGCGTCGAGCATGGTACGCAGCGGCGAGCGTCGCCGTATGGAAGAAGACGCGCTCGTTGAAGCCATTCAGCAGCAGATCGTTCGTTGGAAAGAACGTGGCGACTGGGTCAAAATTCAGTGCATGGAACTGCTGTTCGTTCGCGGCTGGGCCAACAAAGATGTTGCGGCGAAGCTTGAGATCACCGAGCAACATGTCGCGAATTATAAACATGACTTCACGAACAAACTTCGCGGAAGTGTGAAGAATCAACAGCTCAGCGAAGAGGTCTTTCCTGAGCTATATTCCTAGTACCTTCGGTACCAGCAACCAACTCACATTGAAAACAGAGTCTCGAGGCAAACGGCGACTCCAATTCTTTTCTTAAAAACGTTTCTGGGGGAAACACCAACGATGTCCGCAGTAGAAAACCGATACACGCTTCGCGAGTTTGTCGAGCAGACCCAACAACGAGATCGCGGCGAAGGCTTCTTCGAAATGGAGAGCCCCCGTATTCTCGAAGTCAATCTGAAGAATAACTTCGTCTGGTCGAAAATGGGGTCGATGATCTCGTATCTCGGCAACATGAAGTTCGAGCGAGAAGGGATGCTCGACAAAGGCCTCGGCGGCTTCTTCAAGAAGGCCATCACCGGCGAAGGCGCTCGACTGACCAAAGTCACCGGCACCGGGAAAGTCTATCTGGCCGACTATGGTAAGAAGATCCAGATCTTGCGACTCGAGAACCAAGAGATCGTCGTCAATGCGAACGATATCCTCGCCTTCGAGGACTCGGTCGATTGGGACATCAAGATGATGAAGCGGATCTCTTCCATGATGGCTGGTGGTCTGTTTCAGATGACCCTCAGCGGAACCGGCATGGTCGCCATCACGACTCATTACGAACCACTGACGCTGGTGGTCACTCCGGACCAACCGGTTTATACCGATCCGAACGCCACCGTCGCATGGAGCGGAACGCTACAGCCAAACTTCAAGACCGACATTTCGTTCCGCACGTTGATCGGTCGCTCGAGCGGTGAATCGTTCCAGATGGAGTTCGTCGGCAACGGCTTCGTTGTCGTCCAGCCATTTGAAGAGGTCTACCACGCCGAGGCGTAGTTTCATTTACCCGTCACGATATCCCTCTCCCGATTTGTGGGGAGAGGGGCTTGGAAGAGTCCCATGCATACCGTCACCTTCGCTGATTTAGAAGCCTATTTGAACGAAGAGCTGGCCGTCGAACAGGCCACCCTCGTCGAAGAGCAAATCCGCGAACAACCTGAACTGAAAGAACGCCTGCTCGAGATTCTCTCGCGCCGCGATGCCGGGGTGCATAGTCTCGGCGAAATTTGGCGACGGCATCGAATCACTTGCCCAACGCGTCCGCAGCTTCAGCAATACTTGCTCGGCGTGATGCCATCGACCGAAGAGCAAAGCTATATCACGTTCCACTTGGAACAGATCGGTTGCCGGCTATGCGCGGCAAACCTGGCCGATTTGATCAAAGCATCGGAAGAGTCGGATGAGTCGGCCGATCAGGAGCAAAATTCGACACGTCGCCGGAAGTATTTTCAGTCCAGTGTTGGTCGAATTCGTAAGACCGATAGCTAGTCGTGCTTGCACGCTCGGCGCTCAGCTTGAACGATCGGCAACCGCTCAAACGAGTCAATATTAACCCGTTGACCTAAAACTCGCCGCAATTCTCTGCCCATCTCCGCTCGTTATAGGAACTTACGACGAGCGACTCTTTTGGCACACTGCTTGCAACTCCGGGGTCTCTAAACCCAATCAAGCACCTCAACCACGTCAGGTGGAGTTATGAACATCAAAAACTTTTTCGGAATGGCTTCGACCCTTGGTGTTGCCATGGTCGGTCTCGTGATTGGAAGTGGCTGTCAGCCGCCACCGCAAGACGTGCCAGGCGATCCTCCTGCGGTCACGCCAGGTGATGAAGTCGAGAACCCATCGACCACCATCGACACCGATCCTGACCATGAAGCAGACGAGGCGATGGAGTAATCCATTTGCCCACTGCCGCCCCCTTTCCCCCGGAACATAGATAAGCGCTAGAGCCTGCCGTCATGAGCAATCTTGAGATGCACCGCACGACCGATTCCGCTTGCTTGAGAGCGACCAAAATTCAACCGCCTCTGCCGGACGGATCGTTACTGCTGCCCGTTAACGATCCAGTCGATGCGATCCACTCAGAACGTCAACCACGAGAAGCCGTCGATCGACACCGTGAAGCGGTGACGTTAGACCGCCTCTTTTGGTTCTCGATTGGAATGCTCATGGTGGCCGGCATCGCGCTTCGTATCTGGGTCATGCTGTAATTTAAGCGTCCAACGATTTCGGAAACTCACCAACGCCACTCTCTTGCTGGAATTCGATAATGACAACAACGATCGCTCAACCTAACACCGCCACTGAGAACGACCATGCCACGGTAGCATCCGACAAACGTTTAGAGGACCGCACGGTCAAAGAACTCCGTGAACTGGCCAGCGAACTTGGCATTCGCGGTCGTAGTAAGCTGATGCACAAAGAAGAGCTGATCTGCGTGATTCGCCGTCGCTGGTAAATCACCCTGTCGATTAAAAACACACGAACGAGCAAGGGCCTGGTTGTTACGCGACCAGGCCTTTGTCGTTCGAACCACCAAGTGAAAGCTAACGCGTCATGCGATCGTACATCCTTCTCTTTTTGAAAAGAATTACTGCGGTAATTGGCAGGGACTTACAAAGATTCCGAAGACTTTGTCCATCGTTGGAACGAGACGTGCAACGCATAGTTGGCAAGTTGGAATACTCGCACAAGGAGGCGGTAACGCTTGAACTTGTTCGAGCCCTTGGCGAGTGATCGCCCCAATGCCCGTCGTATTAAACATGGCAGAACAGTACGACGACCCATCAACCATCTGCCAATTCAGTTCAAGGAGAGGTTCTATGTTACGCTCAATTCCCGCAGTCGTTGCTACTGCCCTGATGGCCGCTGGGAGCGTCACCTCAGCTGCCTACGCCGATGACAACCCAACG is a window of Bremerella sp. TYQ1 DNA encoding:
- a CDS encoding serine/threonine-protein kinase, producing MNQSAAAITPDNQPGDDEVGPAKLAKPKESPMRFTYKSGSSPLDGYTIKRGVGAGGFGEVYYATTESGKEVALKHIQRNLEIEMRGAKHCLNLKHPHLVSLYDIRYDNEGEGWIVMEFVHGDSLQDVIERHPQGMPREEALSWFKAIASAVNYLHDHGIVHRDLKPGNIFNDQGTVKIGDYGLSKFISVSRRSGQTESVGTFHYMAPEIGKGRYGREIDVYALGILLFEMLTGRVPFEGESSQEIIMKHLTASPDLGDLGEPFRSVVTAALEKDPDKRTSSAEEMLQQLGLKENVGYVSTIDSVRPAAAPSAIPPSLPASEVKAKIGYVEQPAAKGTLDDEPIAQAVTGIAQKVRGWWNHNNTSLPVKVIVLTAIAFGVVTNLHFLVPLAFVGGAVYMAYLLIRLLVNTVQDETPGGSGAPNKKDSSGRYHPEAMRRKHRVSEDAVWHPKRKDRERAAIALRPTHEKIRELLGSLIASGVSSILVSFVLLVISVGEQAFTKSAILTIGPAYVFFTGLTILASWAVLITSKLWEEQGGDQARRRIVMAMVGVALGVAAWFGSMLVFTGSPGEMDLTTPWFAMGEQSSVGALMLFFGLAFLVPRWWKLADPLRGTWLSIFNTGMYVVWAGILTTFWPFLQPWAIMLIGAVAATVQLSAPWLSQERRDVERRKYEQELKETTVSGAK
- a CDS encoding RNA polymerase sigma factor — protein: MPTTRVSETDALLIGRIRDGDEDAWQDLIDRYEGRLLAFVESRLRRRAHSEDVVQETFIGFLNSLPNYDGRRSLESYLFAICAYKLTDHLRREGRRPVLPLSSAGGGKSSSDTWELEGPARPASSMVRSGERRRMEEDALVEAIQQQIVRWKERGDWVKIQCMELLFVRGWANKDVAAKLEITEQHVANYKHDFTNKLRGSVKNQQLSEEVFPELYS
- a CDS encoding AIM24 family protein translates to MSAVENRYTLREFVEQTQQRDRGEGFFEMESPRILEVNLKNNFVWSKMGSMISYLGNMKFEREGMLDKGLGGFFKKAITGEGARLTKVTGTGKVYLADYGKKIQILRLENQEIVVNANDILAFEDSVDWDIKMMKRISSMMAGGLFQMTLSGTGMVAITTHYEPLTLVVTPDQPVYTDPNATVAWSGTLQPNFKTDISFRTLIGRSSGESFQMEFVGNGFVVVQPFEEVYHAEA
- a CDS encoding Rho termination factor N-terminal domain-containing protein — protein: MTTTIAQPNTATENDHATVASDKRLEDRTVKELRELASELGIRGRSKLMHKEELICVIRRRW